In Dromaius novaehollandiae isolate bDroNov1 unplaced genomic scaffold, bDroNov1.hap1 HAP1_SCAFFOLD_37, whole genome shotgun sequence, the following proteins share a genomic window:
- the LOC112992175 gene encoding transmembrane protein 209 isoform X2, whose product MAAEQISAASLIDRTMKIRKEAEERKVVWAWGLLNISLAGMIYADMPGKFISSYCNITYWPLWYIELAFASLFSLNALFDFWMYFKYTMAPTTLVMTRRQQILLGMQNAAVQIIPPHELAAKKVPSSTPSPTIQGQSVLSYSPARSPRASPKFASGCIVGYSPQLQAPSSNSASYSSALTYSPSSSYSKLSSFSPSTGSPYPTSIGPVESSRLRARYRSSLILCNSRIGQDDEITDLKSLQKYLRSEEEKQRRLQLGSSDSSFWNYSRCLVEQAQVLRNFQYQLACRSQVPSANKDEAYLSSPQAAEEVWARVIVNRRQLDHMDSWTARFRSWINETILVPLVQEIESVSTQLRRMGYPEMQIGGRLFKVLSWAQMACWLFLHASISTLKEAAMIKAPLIPNLNGIEQYLDITPNQEYLVERIKELSQGGCMSSFRWNRGGDFKGRKWGTDLPTDCAILMHIFCTYLDSRLPPSPKYPDGRTFTSQHFIQTPDKPDITNENVFCIYQSNINPPHYELIYHRHVYNLPEGRNNMFHTLLMFLYIIKTKESGMLGRVNLGVSGVNVLWIFGE is encoded by the exons ATGGCAGCAGAACAGATTTCAGCAGCTTCCCTCATTGACCGGACCATGAAGATAAGGAAGGAGGCTGAGGAGCGGAAAGTGGTCTGGGCCTGGGGACTCCTTAATATATCTCTTGCAGGGATGATATATGCTGACAT gccTGGAAAATTTATAAGCTCGTATTGCAACATCACATACTGGCCACTGTGGTATATCG AGCTTGCATTTGCATCCCTGTTCAGCCTGAATGCCTTATTTGATTTTTGGATGTACTTCAAATACACAATGGCACCAACTACCTTGGTCATGACTCGTAGGCAGCAGATCCTTCTAGGGATGCAGAATGCAG CGGTACAGATAATTCCACCGCATGAGCTGGCAGCGAAGAAGGTCCCTTCTTCTACGCCTTCTCCTACAATCCAGGGTCAAAGTGTGCTGAGTTACAGCCCAGCCCGCTCCCCCAGGGCCAGTCCAAAGTTTGCATCTGGTTGTATCGTGGGGTACAGCCCTCAGCTGCAGGCTCCGTCAAGCAACAGTGCTTCTTACAGCAGTGCTTTAACCTATTCACCAAGCAGCAGCTACAGTAAG CTTTCCAGCTTCAGCCCTTCTACTGGTTCACCATATCCCACAAGCATTGGACCAGTGGAAAGCAGCAGGCTAAGGGCTCGTTACCGCTCTTCACTAATTCTGTGTAATTCCCGTATTGGTCAAGACGATGAAATCACAGACCTGAAGTCGCTGCAAAAGTACCTTCGAAGTGAAGAAGAGAAACAGCGTAGACTTCAATTGG GAAGTTCAGATTCCAGCTTTTGGAACTACAGCCGTTGCTTAGTAGAGCAAGCACAGGTGCTGAGAAACTTCCAGTATCAGCTGGCTTGCAGGTCCCAAGTTCCATCAGCGAACAAGGACGAAGCTTATCTGAGCTCTCCGCAGGCTGCAGAAGAA GTTTGGGCAAGGGTGATTGTGAATCGACGACAGCTTGATCACATGGATTCCTGGACCGCTAGGTTCAGAAGT TGGATTAATGAGACTATTTTAGTGCCACTTGTACAAGAGATTGAGTCTGTGAGCACTCAGCTGAGAAGAATGGGGTACCCAGAAATGCAGATTGGAG GGAGACTGTTCAAAGTTCTGTCGTGGGCGCAGATGGCGTGCTGGCTCTTCTTGCATGCCAGCATCAGCACTCTGAAAGAGGCAGCGATGATTAAAGCTCCACTCATTCCAAATCTGAACGGTATAGAGCAGTATTTGGATATTACACCGAACCAAGAGTATTTGGTTGAAAGGATCAAAG AGCTCTCTCAGGGAGGATGCATGAGCTCATTCCGGTGGAACAGAGGAGGAGATTTCAAAGGCCGTAAATGGGGCACTGACTTGCCCACTGACTGTGCT ATCCTTATGCACATATTCTGCACTTACCTCGACTCCAGACTGCCACCTAGCCCCAAATATCCTGATGGCAGAACCTTCACTTCACAACACTTCATTCAAACACCAGATAAACCAG ACAttacaaatgaaaatgtattttgcatcTACCAAAGCAACATCAATCCACCCCACTATGAGCTGATCTACCACCGCCATGTCTACAATCTGCCTGAG GGCAGAAACAACATGTTCCATACATTGCTTATGTTTCTGTACATCATAAAGACAAAAGAATCTGGGATGCTTGG GCGTGTAAATCTTGGTGTATCAGGAGTCAATGTTCTATGGATTTTTGGAGAATAA
- the LOC112992175 gene encoding transmembrane protein 209 isoform X1 → MAAEQISAASLIDRTMKIRKEAEERKVVWAWGLLNISLAGMIYADMPGKFISSYCNITYWPLWYIELAFASLFSLNALFDFWMYFKYTMAPTTLVMTRRQQILLGMQNAAVQIIPPHELAAKKVPSSTPSPTIQGQSVLSYSPARSPRASPKFASGCIVGYSPQLQAPSSNSASYSSALTYSPSSSYSKLSSFSPSTGSPYPTSIGPVESSRLRARYRSSLILCNSRIGQDDEITDLKSLQKYLRSEEEKQRRLQLGSSDSSFWNYSRCLVEQAQVLRNFQYQLACRSQVPSANKDEAYLSSPQAAEEVWARVIVNRRQLDHMDSWTARFRSWINETILVPLVQEIESVSTQLRRMGYPEMQIGGRLFKVLSWAQMACWLFLHASISTLKEAAMIKAPLIPNLNGIEQYLDITPNQEYLVERIKELSQGGCMSSFRWNRGGDFKGRKWGTDLPTDCAIFSYWGEEETGDPYILMHIFCTYLDSRLPPSPKYPDGRTFTSQHFIQTPDKPDITNENVFCIYQSNINPPHYELIYHRHVYNLPEGRNNMFHTLLMFLYIIKTKESGMLGRVNLGVSGVNVLWIFGE, encoded by the exons ATGGCAGCAGAACAGATTTCAGCAGCTTCCCTCATTGACCGGACCATGAAGATAAGGAAGGAGGCTGAGGAGCGGAAAGTGGTCTGGGCCTGGGGACTCCTTAATATATCTCTTGCAGGGATGATATATGCTGACAT gccTGGAAAATTTATAAGCTCGTATTGCAACATCACATACTGGCCACTGTGGTATATCG AGCTTGCATTTGCATCCCTGTTCAGCCTGAATGCCTTATTTGATTTTTGGATGTACTTCAAATACACAATGGCACCAACTACCTTGGTCATGACTCGTAGGCAGCAGATCCTTCTAGGGATGCAGAATGCAG CGGTACAGATAATTCCACCGCATGAGCTGGCAGCGAAGAAGGTCCCTTCTTCTACGCCTTCTCCTACAATCCAGGGTCAAAGTGTGCTGAGTTACAGCCCAGCCCGCTCCCCCAGGGCCAGTCCAAAGTTTGCATCTGGTTGTATCGTGGGGTACAGCCCTCAGCTGCAGGCTCCGTCAAGCAACAGTGCTTCTTACAGCAGTGCTTTAACCTATTCACCAAGCAGCAGCTACAGTAAG CTTTCCAGCTTCAGCCCTTCTACTGGTTCACCATATCCCACAAGCATTGGACCAGTGGAAAGCAGCAGGCTAAGGGCTCGTTACCGCTCTTCACTAATTCTGTGTAATTCCCGTATTGGTCAAGACGATGAAATCACAGACCTGAAGTCGCTGCAAAAGTACCTTCGAAGTGAAGAAGAGAAACAGCGTAGACTTCAATTGG GAAGTTCAGATTCCAGCTTTTGGAACTACAGCCGTTGCTTAGTAGAGCAAGCACAGGTGCTGAGAAACTTCCAGTATCAGCTGGCTTGCAGGTCCCAAGTTCCATCAGCGAACAAGGACGAAGCTTATCTGAGCTCTCCGCAGGCTGCAGAAGAA GTTTGGGCAAGGGTGATTGTGAATCGACGACAGCTTGATCACATGGATTCCTGGACCGCTAGGTTCAGAAGT TGGATTAATGAGACTATTTTAGTGCCACTTGTACAAGAGATTGAGTCTGTGAGCACTCAGCTGAGAAGAATGGGGTACCCAGAAATGCAGATTGGAG GGAGACTGTTCAAAGTTCTGTCGTGGGCGCAGATGGCGTGCTGGCTCTTCTTGCATGCCAGCATCAGCACTCTGAAAGAGGCAGCGATGATTAAAGCTCCACTCATTCCAAATCTGAACGGTATAGAGCAGTATTTGGATATTACACCGAACCAAGAGTATTTGGTTGAAAGGATCAAAG AGCTCTCTCAGGGAGGATGCATGAGCTCATTCCGGTGGAACAGAGGAGGAGATTTCAAAGGCCGTAAATGGGGCACTGACTTGCCCACTGACTGTGCT ATATTCAGTTActggggagaagaagaaacaggagATCCGTAT ATCCTTATGCACATATTCTGCACTTACCTCGACTCCAGACTGCCACCTAGCCCCAAATATCCTGATGGCAGAACCTTCACTTCACAACACTTCATTCAAACACCAGATAAACCAG ACAttacaaatgaaaatgtattttgcatcTACCAAAGCAACATCAATCCACCCCACTATGAGCTGATCTACCACCGCCATGTCTACAATCTGCCTGAG GGCAGAAACAACATGTTCCATACATTGCTTATGTTTCTGTACATCATAAAGACAAAAGAATCTGGGATGCTTGG GCGTGTAAATCTTGGTGTATCAGGAGTCAATGTTCTATGGATTTTTGGAGAATAA
- the LOC112992175 gene encoding transmembrane protein 209 isoform X3 encodes MAAEQISAASLIDRTMKIRKEAEERKVVWAWGLLNISLAGMIYADMPGKFISSYCNITYWPLWYIELAFASLFSLNALFDFWMYFKYTMAPTTLVMTRRQQILLGMQNAAVQIIPPHELAAKKVPSSTPSPTIQGQSVLSYSPARSPRASPKFASGCIVGYSPQLQAPSSNSASYSSALTYSPSSSYSKLSSFSPSTGSPYPTSIGPVESSRLRARYRSSLILCNSRIGQDDEITDLKSLQKYLRSEEEKQRRLQLGSSDSSFWNYSRCLVEQAQVLRNFQYQLACRSQVPSANKDEAYLSSPQAAEEVWARVIVNRRQLDHMDSWTARFRSWINETILVPLVQEIESVSTQLRRMGYPEMQIGELSQGGCMSSFRWNRGGDFKGRKWGTDLPTDCAIFSYWGEEETGDPYILMHIFCTYLDSRLPPSPKYPDGRTFTSQHFIQTPDKPDITNENVFCIYQSNINPPHYELIYHRHVYNLPEGRNNMFHTLLMFLYIIKTKESGMLGRVNLGVSGVNVLWIFGE; translated from the exons ATGGCAGCAGAACAGATTTCAGCAGCTTCCCTCATTGACCGGACCATGAAGATAAGGAAGGAGGCTGAGGAGCGGAAAGTGGTCTGGGCCTGGGGACTCCTTAATATATCTCTTGCAGGGATGATATATGCTGACAT gccTGGAAAATTTATAAGCTCGTATTGCAACATCACATACTGGCCACTGTGGTATATCG AGCTTGCATTTGCATCCCTGTTCAGCCTGAATGCCTTATTTGATTTTTGGATGTACTTCAAATACACAATGGCACCAACTACCTTGGTCATGACTCGTAGGCAGCAGATCCTTCTAGGGATGCAGAATGCAG CGGTACAGATAATTCCACCGCATGAGCTGGCAGCGAAGAAGGTCCCTTCTTCTACGCCTTCTCCTACAATCCAGGGTCAAAGTGTGCTGAGTTACAGCCCAGCCCGCTCCCCCAGGGCCAGTCCAAAGTTTGCATCTGGTTGTATCGTGGGGTACAGCCCTCAGCTGCAGGCTCCGTCAAGCAACAGTGCTTCTTACAGCAGTGCTTTAACCTATTCACCAAGCAGCAGCTACAGTAAG CTTTCCAGCTTCAGCCCTTCTACTGGTTCACCATATCCCACAAGCATTGGACCAGTGGAAAGCAGCAGGCTAAGGGCTCGTTACCGCTCTTCACTAATTCTGTGTAATTCCCGTATTGGTCAAGACGATGAAATCACAGACCTGAAGTCGCTGCAAAAGTACCTTCGAAGTGAAGAAGAGAAACAGCGTAGACTTCAATTGG GAAGTTCAGATTCCAGCTTTTGGAACTACAGCCGTTGCTTAGTAGAGCAAGCACAGGTGCTGAGAAACTTCCAGTATCAGCTGGCTTGCAGGTCCCAAGTTCCATCAGCGAACAAGGACGAAGCTTATCTGAGCTCTCCGCAGGCTGCAGAAGAA GTTTGGGCAAGGGTGATTGTGAATCGACGACAGCTTGATCACATGGATTCCTGGACCGCTAGGTTCAGAAGT TGGATTAATGAGACTATTTTAGTGCCACTTGTACAAGAGATTGAGTCTGTGAGCACTCAGCTGAGAAGAATGGGGTACCCAGAAATGCAGATTGGAG AGCTCTCTCAGGGAGGATGCATGAGCTCATTCCGGTGGAACAGAGGAGGAGATTTCAAAGGCCGTAAATGGGGCACTGACTTGCCCACTGACTGTGCT ATATTCAGTTActggggagaagaagaaacaggagATCCGTAT ATCCTTATGCACATATTCTGCACTTACCTCGACTCCAGACTGCCACCTAGCCCCAAATATCCTGATGGCAGAACCTTCACTTCACAACACTTCATTCAAACACCAGATAAACCAG ACAttacaaatgaaaatgtattttgcatcTACCAAAGCAACATCAATCCACCCCACTATGAGCTGATCTACCACCGCCATGTCTACAATCTGCCTGAG GGCAGAAACAACATGTTCCATACATTGCTTATGTTTCTGTACATCATAAAGACAAAAGAATCTGGGATGCTTGG GCGTGTAAATCTTGGTGTATCAGGAGTCAATGTTCTATGGATTTTTGGAGAATAA
- the LOC112992175 gene encoding transmembrane protein 209 isoform X4, producing MAAEQISAASLIDRTMKIRKEAEERKVVWAWGLLNISLAGMIYADMPGKFISSYCNITYWPLWYIELAFASLFSLNALFDFWMYFKYTMAPTTLVMTRRQQILLGMQNAAVQIIPPHELAAKKVPSSTPSPTIQGQSVLSYSPARSPRASPKFASGCIVGYSPQLQAPSSNSASYSSALTYSPSSSYSKLSSFSPSTGSPYPTSIGPVESSRLRARYRSSLILCNSRIGQDDEITDLKSLQKYLRSEEEKQRRLQLGSSDSSFWNYSRCLVEQAQVLRNFQYQLACRSQVPSANKDEAYLSSPQAAEEVWARVIVNRRQLDHMDSWTARFRSWINETILVPLVQEIESVSTQLRRMGYPEMQIGELSQGGCMSSFRWNRGGDFKGRKWGTDLPTDCAILMHIFCTYLDSRLPPSPKYPDGRTFTSQHFIQTPDKPDITNENVFCIYQSNINPPHYELIYHRHVYNLPEGRNNMFHTLLMFLYIIKTKESGMLGRVNLGVSGVNVLWIFGE from the exons ATGGCAGCAGAACAGATTTCAGCAGCTTCCCTCATTGACCGGACCATGAAGATAAGGAAGGAGGCTGAGGAGCGGAAAGTGGTCTGGGCCTGGGGACTCCTTAATATATCTCTTGCAGGGATGATATATGCTGACAT gccTGGAAAATTTATAAGCTCGTATTGCAACATCACATACTGGCCACTGTGGTATATCG AGCTTGCATTTGCATCCCTGTTCAGCCTGAATGCCTTATTTGATTTTTGGATGTACTTCAAATACACAATGGCACCAACTACCTTGGTCATGACTCGTAGGCAGCAGATCCTTCTAGGGATGCAGAATGCAG CGGTACAGATAATTCCACCGCATGAGCTGGCAGCGAAGAAGGTCCCTTCTTCTACGCCTTCTCCTACAATCCAGGGTCAAAGTGTGCTGAGTTACAGCCCAGCCCGCTCCCCCAGGGCCAGTCCAAAGTTTGCATCTGGTTGTATCGTGGGGTACAGCCCTCAGCTGCAGGCTCCGTCAAGCAACAGTGCTTCTTACAGCAGTGCTTTAACCTATTCACCAAGCAGCAGCTACAGTAAG CTTTCCAGCTTCAGCCCTTCTACTGGTTCACCATATCCCACAAGCATTGGACCAGTGGAAAGCAGCAGGCTAAGGGCTCGTTACCGCTCTTCACTAATTCTGTGTAATTCCCGTATTGGTCAAGACGATGAAATCACAGACCTGAAGTCGCTGCAAAAGTACCTTCGAAGTGAAGAAGAGAAACAGCGTAGACTTCAATTGG GAAGTTCAGATTCCAGCTTTTGGAACTACAGCCGTTGCTTAGTAGAGCAAGCACAGGTGCTGAGAAACTTCCAGTATCAGCTGGCTTGCAGGTCCCAAGTTCCATCAGCGAACAAGGACGAAGCTTATCTGAGCTCTCCGCAGGCTGCAGAAGAA GTTTGGGCAAGGGTGATTGTGAATCGACGACAGCTTGATCACATGGATTCCTGGACCGCTAGGTTCAGAAGT TGGATTAATGAGACTATTTTAGTGCCACTTGTACAAGAGATTGAGTCTGTGAGCACTCAGCTGAGAAGAATGGGGTACCCAGAAATGCAGATTGGAG AGCTCTCTCAGGGAGGATGCATGAGCTCATTCCGGTGGAACAGAGGAGGAGATTTCAAAGGCCGTAAATGGGGCACTGACTTGCCCACTGACTGTGCT ATCCTTATGCACATATTCTGCACTTACCTCGACTCCAGACTGCCACCTAGCCCCAAATATCCTGATGGCAGAACCTTCACTTCACAACACTTCATTCAAACACCAGATAAACCAG ACAttacaaatgaaaatgtattttgcatcTACCAAAGCAACATCAATCCACCCCACTATGAGCTGATCTACCACCGCCATGTCTACAATCTGCCTGAG GGCAGAAACAACATGTTCCATACATTGCTTATGTTTCTGTACATCATAAAGACAAAAGAATCTGGGATGCTTGG GCGTGTAAATCTTGGTGTATCAGGAGTCAATGTTCTATGGATTTTTGGAGAATAA